The following are encoded in a window of Sminthopsis crassicaudata isolate SCR6 chromosome 5, ASM4859323v1, whole genome shotgun sequence genomic DNA:
- the GPRC5A gene encoding retinoic acid-induced protein 3, with protein MASASQKCKFNSASIYYKLCDTDKPWGIVLEALAAAGVVTSIAFMLSLLILICKVQDSSRRKVLPTQFLFLLGVMGLFGLTFAFIIKLSEKTWSARFFLFGVLFALCFSCLLAHTFTLAKLVRGKKPLSVLMTLGLALGFSLVQDIIAVEYVVINMNRTNIQLFPKMPRTQLNEDFVMLLIYVLFLMAFTFFMSLSTFCGSFSGWKRHGAHIYITMVFSIAIWIAWITLLLHETFEEIWDDTILSTALVANGWVFLLTYILPEFILLTKQRNPRDYPVEDNLCKPQFMKQSYGMENRAYLQEEITQGPESPGSTLYAPYSTHFQLQSRDSQKDFSIPRPKTRSSPYDDYGGRK; from the exons ATGGCTTCTGcttcacagaaatgcaaattcaattcAGCCTCCATATACTATAAGCTCTGTGACACGGACAAGCCTTGGGGGATTGTGCTAGAGGCACTTGCAGCAGCTGGAGTTGTGACCTCAATCGCCTTCATGTTATCTCTTCTTATTCTCATCTGCAAGGTCCAGGACTCCAGTCGCAGAAAAGTCCTTCCCACccagtttctctttctcttaggtGTGATGGGTCTCTTTGGTCTTACCTTTGCTTTCATCATCAAGCTCAGTGAGAAGACTTGGTCTGCTCGATTCTTTCTCTTTGGGGTGCTCTTTGCTCTCTGCTTCTCTTGTCTACTAGCACATACGTTCACCTTGGCCAAGTTGGTCCGAGGGAAGAAGCCCCTCTCAGTACTGATGACTCTAGGCTTGGCCTTGGGCTTCAGCTTGGTTCAGGACATCATTGCTGTTGAGTACGTTGTCATCAACATGAACAGGACCAATATTCAACTTTTTCCTAAAATGCCAAGAACCCAACTCAATGAAGACTTTGTAATGTTGCTGATCTATGTCCTCTTTTTGATGGCTTTCACCTTCTTCATGTCTTTATCCACCTTCTGTGGTTCCTTTTCTGGTTGGAAGCGACATGGTGCACACATCTACATAACCATGGTTTTCTCCATCGCCATCTGGATAGCCTGGATTACTTTGCTTTTACATGAAACCTTTGAGGAAATTTGGGATGATACCATCCTCAGCACTGCCTTGGTTGCCAATGGCTGGGTCTTCCTATTAACGTACATTTTGCCTGAGTTTATCCTCCTCACCAAGCAACGTAACCCAAGAGACTACCCTGTGGAAGACAACCTTTGTAAACCTCAATTCATGAAACAGAGCTATGGCATGGAGAACAGAGCCTACTTGCAAGAGGAAATCACTCAAG GTCCTGAAAGTCCTGGAAGCACCCTCTATGCTCCATACTCTACGCATTTTCAGCTGCAG agtcGGGATTCTCAAAAAGATTTCTCAATTCCACGACCCAAGACCCGATCAAGCCCCTATGATGATTATGGTGGAAGGAAATAA